Proteins encoded by one window of Aphis gossypii isolate Hap1 chromosome X, ASM2018417v2, whole genome shotgun sequence:
- the LOC114123275 gene encoding uncharacterized protein LOC114123275 isoform X1 yields MNSDIDMEDQSAENEDFEAVQTLLKTYRSHNYIEKRKAIKSNTFQHPYNIKESLGETLGDIVINLIPKHELEQMEENETVPLNFEVTAKNVLSNNIKLTPADTGDKTMELYFNTIMRVGERLKQQAEIKLNNEHDKALQRKVEQLLEEKNKVLNEKIRPVERAKYEKNLAVVVDEFNNFKFAKAKQCIKMNIMNKCKKEIENNSIMLGRCLKNILKMSAEKLEREMRNEFYYQMKIARSELYEEFMDEKRECKLCWEKKLKTVKEKNDRELKHLKVSMEAEYIQNLTELHHWYEIQKQKIILEKLNMNGTKS; encoded by the exons ATGAATTCTGATATTGATATGGAGGATCAGAGTGCTGAAAATGAAGACTTTGAAGCCGTTCAgactttattaaaaacat ATAGATCACATAACtatattgaaaaaagaaaaGCCATAAAGAGCAATACATTTCAACATCCCTATAATATCAAGGAGAGCTTAGGAGAAACGCTTGGAGATATAGTTATCAACTTGATACCTAAACATGAATTGGAACAGATGGAGGAAAACGAAACAGTACCACTAAATTTCGAGGTGACggcgaaaaatgtattatcaaacAACATAAAACTAACACCAGCGGATACCGGTGATAAAACTATGGAATTATACTTCAATACAATAAtgc gcgtCGGTGAACGTCTAAAACAACAAGCTGAAATTAAACTGAATAATGAACATGACAAAGCACTTCAAAGAAAAGTTGAACAGttattagaagaaaaaaataaggttTTGAATGAGAAGATTAGACCCGTTGAAAGagcaaaatatgaaaaaaatttagctGTAGTTGTGGACGAATTCAACAATTTCAAGTTCGCT AAAGCCAAACAGtgcattaaaatgaatataatgaaCAAGTGTAAGaaagaaatagaaaataattcgaTTATGCTTGGGCGttgtttgaaaaacattttgaaaatgtccGCAGAAAAATTGGAGAGAGAGATGagaaatgaattttattaccaAATGAAAATTGCTCGAAGTGAATTGTACGAAGAATTTATGGATGAGAAACGTGAATGTAAACTTTGCTGGGAAAAGAAACTGAAAACggtgaaagaaaaaaatgatagagAACTGAAACATTTGAAGGTATCAATGGAGGCAGAGTACATACAAAACTTAACCGAACTACATCATTGGTATGAAATAcaaaagcaaaaaataatattagaaaaattaaatatgaatggaaccaaatcctaa
- the LOC114123275 gene encoding uncharacterized protein LOC114123275 isoform X2, which yields MNSDIDMEDQSAENEDFEAVQTLLKTYRSHNYIEKRKAIKSNTFQHPYNIKESLGETLGDIVINLIPKHELEQMEENETVPLNFEVTAKNVLSNNIKLTPADTGDKTMELYFNTIMRVGERLKQQAEIKLNNEHDKALQRKVEQLLEEKNKVLNEKIRPVERAKYEKNLAVVVDEFNNFKKPNSALK from the exons ATGAATTCTGATATTGATATGGAGGATCAGAGTGCTGAAAATGAAGACTTTGAAGCCGTTCAgactttattaaaaacat ATAGATCACATAACtatattgaaaaaagaaaaGCCATAAAGAGCAATACATTTCAACATCCCTATAATATCAAGGAGAGCTTAGGAGAAACGCTTGGAGATATAGTTATCAACTTGATACCTAAACATGAATTGGAACAGATGGAGGAAAACGAAACAGTACCACTAAATTTCGAGGTGACggcgaaaaatgtattatcaaacAACATAAAACTAACACCAGCGGATACCGGTGATAAAACTATGGAATTATACTTCAATACAATAAtgc gcgtCGGTGAACGTCTAAAACAACAAGCTGAAATTAAACTGAATAATGAACATGACAAAGCACTTCAAAGAAAAGTTGAACAGttattagaagaaaaaaataaggttTTGAATGAGAAGATTAGACCCGTTGAAAGagcaaaatatgaaaaaaatttagctGTAGTTGTGGACGAATTCAACAATTTCAA AAAGCCAAACAGtgcattaaaatga